In Xyrauchen texanus isolate HMW12.3.18 chromosome 45, RBS_HiC_50CHRs, whole genome shotgun sequence, a single window of DNA contains:
- the LOC127637267 gene encoding zinc finger CCCH-type antiviral protein 1-like isoform X1, protein MAEETVLKILCGCNGAMDYERLLDISYGLTEIFRDNSLDKVIENSELFTVIQHDDRKEVFAQTRVKMCKISGCNEVCNDIHLCKYQLMNGDCNRRGCSFGHQLMSQHNIRVLSVSHMIRLSREELCVILLQCDSSLLPPVCVSYNKGRGPFGSCPEKETCTRLHMCMSFIRGCCDDTDCIRSHDFHEPHPIGVLRRRGVSSHLMSLIPFIYRNIVNLKSHRNPKNTQPALNNRENTQCESPQTHAEENKICLSFLKGYCKRAHECPRIHCKMPYKWQVKVCGAWTDLPNNEHIEREYCDPSNTNGSGNEPICFEEMILGLDKVSALY, encoded by the exons ATGGCGGAAGAAACTGTGTTGAAGATTCTGTGTGGCTGTAATGGAGCGATGGATTATGAGCGACTGCTGGATATCTCATACGGACTAACAGAAATATTCCGGGACAATTCACTGGATAAAGTCATCGAAAACAGCGAGTTATTCACTGTCATACAACACGACGACAGAAAAGAGGTTTTCGCTCAAACTCGCGTTAAGATGTGTAAAATTAGTGGGTGTAATGAGGTGTGTAACGACATACACCTGTGTAAATATCAGCTCATGAACGGAGACTGTAACAG GCGAGGCTGCAGTTTCGGGCATCAGCTGATGTCACAGCACAACATCAGAGTCTTGAGTGTGAGTCACATGATCCGTCTGAGCCGAGAAGAGCTGTGTGTGATATTGCTGCAGTGTGACAGCAGTTTACTGCCACCT GTGTGTGTATCATACAATAAAGGCCGCGGGCCGTTCGGAAGCTGTCCTGAGAAAGAGACCTGCACGCGACTGCACATGTGCATGAGCTTCATCAGAGGATGCTGCGATGACACGGACTGCATCAGGTCACATGATTTCCATGAGCCTCATCCAATCGGAGTCCTGAGACGCAGAGGAGTGTCCAGTCACCTGATGAGTTTGATTCCGTTTATCTACCGCAACATTGTCAACCTGAAGAGTCACAGAAACCCCAAAAACACTCAACCTGCCCTCAACAACAGAGAGAACACACAGTGTGAGTCACCACAGACACATGCAG aAGAAAACAAGATCTGCCTTTCCTTTCTCAAAGGTTACTGCAAAAGAG CACATGAATGCCCCAGAATTCACTGTAAAATGCCCTATAAGTGGCAGGTGAAGGTGTGTGGCGCCTGGACTGACTTACCCAATAATGAACACATCGAGAGAGAGTACTGTGATCCATCAAACACAAACGG TTCAGGGAATGAGCCCATTTGCTTTGAGGAAATGATTTTGGGTCTTGATAAGGTCAGTGCTCTCTACTGA
- the LOC127637267 gene encoding protein mono-ADP-ribosyltransferase PARP12-like isoform X2 has translation MAEETVLKILCGCNGAMDYERLLDISYGLTEIFRDNSLDKVIENSELFTVIQHDDRKEVFAQTRVKMCKISGCNEVCNDIHLCKYQLMNGDCNRRGCSFGHQLMSQHNIRVLSVSHMIRLSREELCVILLQCDSSLLPPVCVSYNKGRGPFGSCPEKETCTRLHMCMSFIRGCCDDTDCIRSHDFHEPHPIGVLRRRGVSSHLMSLIPFIYRNIVNLKSHRNPKNTQPALNNRENTQCESPQTHAEENKICLSFLKGYCKRVHILCAYHHQLGGSLLWVDRSYHF, from the exons ATGGCGGAAGAAACTGTGTTGAAGATTCTGTGTGGCTGTAATGGAGCGATGGATTATGAGCGACTGCTGGATATCTCATACGGACTAACAGAAATATTCCGGGACAATTCACTGGATAAAGTCATCGAAAACAGCGAGTTATTCACTGTCATACAACACGACGACAGAAAAGAGGTTTTCGCTCAAACTCGCGTTAAGATGTGTAAAATTAGTGGGTGTAATGAGGTGTGTAACGACATACACCTGTGTAAATATCAGCTCATGAACGGAGACTGTAACAG GCGAGGCTGCAGTTTCGGGCATCAGCTGATGTCACAGCACAACATCAGAGTCTTGAGTGTGAGTCACATGATCCGTCTGAGCCGAGAAGAGCTGTGTGTGATATTGCTGCAGTGTGACAGCAGTTTACTGCCACCT GTGTGTGTATCATACAATAAAGGCCGCGGGCCGTTCGGAAGCTGTCCTGAGAAAGAGACCTGCACGCGACTGCACATGTGCATGAGCTTCATCAGAGGATGCTGCGATGACACGGACTGCATCAGGTCACATGATTTCCATGAGCCTCATCCAATCGGAGTCCTGAGACGCAGAGGAGTGTCCAGTCACCTGATGAGTTTGATTCCGTTTATCTACCGCAACATTGTCAACCTGAAGAGTCACAGAAACCCCAAAAACACTCAACCTGCCCTCAACAACAGAGAGAACACACAGTGTGAGTCACCACAGACACATGCAG aAGAAAACAAGATCTGCCTTTCCTTTCTCAAAGGTTACTGCAAAAGAG ttcacattctttgtgcatatcaccaccaacTGGGTGGATCTCTCCTATGGGTGGaccgatcatatcacttctga